DNA sequence from the Halobacterium sp. DL1 genome:
GCGCCCTCCTCGACGAGTTCGCCGGACTCGTAGTGGTGGTCGACGAGGCCCCCGGCGTCCGCGCGAATCCACGTCTTCTGTTCGGCCGAGACGACGGTGCGCCACCCCGGCCAGTTGACGGGTTCAGTTGGGTGGACAGCGTACTCCGCGAGGACGCTGGCGATGCCGTCGAGCGCCTGGTCTATGAGTCGGCGCTGAAAGCGGTGGGCCTCCCCCATCTCGACGGTGATGGTGGGAATGCCGCGCTCGGTGGCTTCGCGGCGGAGCGTCCCGTCGGCGCCGTCGCTGTCGATGATGACGTTCGTGCCAAAGGCCCGCGCGAGTCTGGGGACATCGTCGTCGCTCATGTCCGCTCGCACGTGAATCATGTTCGTTCGGCCCCGGGTGGACGTGTGGAAGTCGACGCCGAAGTCGCAGGGCTCGATGAAATTCCGGAAAACCTGGTCGGCCATGCGTTTCGAACTGGTCGAGTCCTCGTGGCCCGGGAACGACCGGTTGAGGTCTCGGTCGTACACCGGGAGATAGCGCTCCTGGGCGAGGAACCCGGGCACGTTCACGACCGGCATGCAGACGAGCGTGCCGTGGAGGTTGCTGTGGGGCCACTCGTGGGCCACCTCGCGGACTACCTCGACGCCATTGAGTTC
Encoded proteins:
- a CDS encoding succinylglutamate desuccinylase/aspartoacylase codes for the protein MTAGAFTYNGGRVPPGERADIRYSISDTYLGDPVRIPVSIINGEEPGPTVFLSAAIHGDELNGVEVVREVAHEWPHSNLHGTLVCMPVVNVPGFLAQERYLPVYDRDLNRSFPGHEDSTSSKRMADQVFRNFIEPCDFGVDFHTSTRGRTNMIHVRADMSDDDVPRLARAFGTNVIIDSDGADGTLRREATERGIPTITVEMGEAHRFQRRLIDQALDGIASVLAEYAVHPTEPVNWPGWRTVVSAEQKTWIRADAGGLVDHHYESGELVEEGATICTISNPFKTDVVTVTAPFTGLLAGALENPVVYPGNPICHLVELDERTQRAYLRERSGTMPERPS